From Triticum aestivum cultivar Chinese Spring chromosome 4A, IWGSC CS RefSeq v2.1, whole genome shotgun sequence, a single genomic window includes:
- the LOC123088297 gene encoding protein NRT1/ PTR FAMILY 2.3, producing MDSSPKPQYLEDQEAQTKTGGKRGGWITLPFIVATMLGLGLAVNGTTSNMLVYLLKEYHVDGVKAAQIANVVRGSLNLVPIAGAVLSDSYLGCFPVILAGAAINVLAFVLFTLTAALPSLRPPHCTLSSVECQQGSPGQLFVLYAAICLLAIGAGGTRFNIATMGADQFSSTRDKDSFFNWYLVFLYASFMLGDTAIVYIQDSVSWAVGFGVCLATTAFGTIMLLLGVCYYRMPATKASPYTELARVIVAAVRKGSIKVGGAQGSVQYNVGAGAVVDPSGDGAPSKSLRFLNRAAMITTSHKSSVSGDASAGAWRLCTVQQVEDLKAVVSVFPLWSSGILLFMSIGVMIGMIVLQALAMDRSVGPHFSIPAGSVGVSCRVSFILATLVLDRVIFPLWRKITGGTPPTPLQRVGIGHVLNVGALVAAALVERRRLAQPGVPMSVMWLLFPMGIAGVGEALHFPGNMAFYYQEFPKTLRSLATAMAPMLVALGFFSSTMFMDVVTRVTVWLPENIDHGRLDNVYWTLAAVGTFNFAYFLACDRRYKYHNRAAM from the exons ATGGACAGCTCCCCGAAACCTCAGTACCTCGAGGATCAAGAAGCCCAAACGAAGACAGGCGGAAAGCGAGGAGGATGGATCACTCTTCCCTTCATAGTTG ccacCATGCTGGGGCTGGGGCTGGCCGTCAACGGGACGACCAGCAACATGCTGGTGTACCTGCTCAAGGAGTACCACGTGGACGGCGTCAAAGCCGCGCAGATCGCCAACGTCGTCCGCGGCTCCCTGAACCTCGTGCCCATCGCCGGCGCTGTCCTCTCCGACTCCTACCTCGGCTGCTTCCCCGTCatcctcgccggcgccgccatcAACGTTCTG GCTTTTGTGTTGTTCACACTCACCGCGGCGCTGCCATCCCTGAGGCCGCCACACTGCACATTGTCGTCGGTTGAGTGCCAGCAAGGGTCCCCCGGGCAACTCTTCGTGTTGTACGCTGCCATTTGTCTTCTCGCCATTGGCGCTGGCGGGACACGTTTCAACATCGCGACAATGGGCGCGGACCAGTTCAGCAGCACGCGCGACAAGGACAGCTTCTTCAACTGGTACTTGGTCTTCCTCTACGCATCTTTCATGCTCGGCGACACAGCCATCGTCTACATCCAAGACAGTGTGTCATGGGCGGTGGGCTTTGGTGTTTGCCTCGCCACAACGGCATTCGGCACAATCATGCTTCTTCTAGGCGTGTGTTACTACCGGATGCCAGCGACAAAGGCCAGCCCGTACACAGAGCTGGCTCGCGTCATCGTGGCTGCCGTGCGCAAGGGTAGCATCAAAGTCGGCGGCGCGCAAGGCAGTGTGCAGTACAATGTGGGCGCCGGCGCTGTTGTGGACCCCTCCGGCGATGGGGCACCAAGTAAAAGTTTAAG ATTTCTGAATCGAGCCGCCATGATCACTACAAGCCACAAATCATCAGTTTCCGGGGATGCGTCAGCTGGCGCCTGGCGGCTGTGCACGGTGCAGCAAGTGGAGGACCTCAAGGCCGTTGTCAGCGTCTTCCCGCTTTGGTCCTCTGGCATACTGTTGTTCATGTCGATCGGCGTGATGATCGGCATGATCGTCCTGCAGGCGCTCGCCATGGACCGCTCCGTCGGACCACACTTCAGCATCCCGGCGGGGTCGGTCGGCGTCAGCTGTCGCGTCTCGTTCATCTTGGCCACCCTGGTCCTGGACCGTGTCATCTTCCCTCTCTGGCGCAAGATCACCGGCGGCACGCCACCGACCCCGCTGCAGCGCGTGGGCATCGGCCACGTGTTGAACGTGGGGGCCCTGGTCGCCGCCGCACTGGTGGAGCGCCGGAGGCTTGCACAGCCTGGCGTGCCCATGTCCGTGATGTGGCTCCTGTTCCCGATGGGAATCGCTGGGGTCGGGGAGGCCCTACACTTTCCTGGCAACATGGCCTTCTACTACCAGGAGTTCCCCAAGACGCTACGGAGCCTGGCTACGGCCATGGCGCCGATGCTCGTCGCGCTGGGGTTCTTCTCAAGCACCATGTTCATGGATGTGGTGACGCGGGTCACCGTGTGGCTGCCGGAGAACATAGACCATGGGAGGCTGGACAACGTCTACTGGACGCTTGCGGCGGTGGGCACATTCAACTTTGCCTACTTCCTCGCTTGCGACAGGCGTTACAAGTACCACAACCGCGCGGCTATGTAG